Proteins encoded by one window of Methanobacterium sp. CWC-01:
- the serB gene encoding phosphoserine phosphatase SerB: MIKLIAFDLDNVLIDGEAIDEIAKLAGAESEVSEITQQAMEGKLDFETALKQRVALLKGTSVEEINKVVQEIPIMEGAEETITELKNRGYKIATISGSFENIAQRLKDLLDLDYAFANTLEEDEGLLTGEVSGPLVEGSKADILAKIMDIEKISSEECAAVGDGANDISMIEKAGVGIAFNAKPVLKKSADIIVEKKDLRELLNVFDEKPVEGNLEITLDSKKSFNELLDEKRDFEKRLREITTVRDNLNEEAKVHREERDKLNSQIRENLDKALKYRDERDKINKDVQKYKKLRDEVHQEYKKMEWASGRREIVKIQDEIKRLEKTIETRVLDIRKENELVNKVTDLRKNLQTLQEDEETREEALELKEKSESYHAKVVELSDSAQETHEKMLEYFRKIDEIRSQADEAHQKFIKTRDTANQEHEKVKSTLGDIRRLNKGLDRVKAKERNRETEIVRQQNKEEKEKAEDIYRKFREGKKLSTEELLLLQKHNIV; the protein is encoded by the coding sequence TTGATTAAGCTCATAGCATTTGATCTCGATAATGTATTGATAGATGGAGAAGCCATAGATGAGATAGCCAAACTAGCTGGCGCTGAATCTGAGGTTTCAGAAATTACCCAACAAGCCATGGAAGGTAAATTAGATTTCGAAACTGCCCTAAAGCAAAGGGTAGCCTTATTGAAGGGTACTTCTGTAGAAGAAATTAACAAAGTGGTACAGGAAATACCCATAATGGAAGGGGCGGAAGAAACCATAACCGAACTTAAAAATCGAGGTTATAAAATTGCCACCATAAGTGGTAGTTTTGAAAACATCGCCCAGCGATTGAAGGACTTGCTTGACTTAGATTATGCCTTCGCCAACACGTTAGAGGAGGATGAAGGATTGTTAACAGGCGAAGTTAGTGGTCCTCTGGTTGAAGGTTCTAAAGCAGATATACTTGCTAAAATAATGGATATAGAAAAAATATCTTCCGAAGAGTGCGCTGCAGTCGGTGACGGCGCCAATGATATTTCAATGATTGAAAAAGCAGGTGTAGGCATTGCATTTAATGCTAAACCTGTATTAAAGAAAAGTGCCGACATTATAGTAGAAAAAAAGGATTTGAGAGAATTGTTGAATGTATTTGATGAAAAACCTGTGGAAGGAAATTTGGAAATAACTTTAGACTCCAAAAAAAGTTTTAATGAGCTTCTGGACGAGAAAAGAGACTTTGAAAAGAGATTAAGAGAAATAACCACTGTAAGGGATAATCTCAATGAAGAGGCCAAGGTTCACCGGGAAGAAAGGGACAAATTAAATTCCCAAATACGAGAAAACCTGGATAAAGCTCTTAAATATCGTGACGAACGGGATAAAATAAATAAAGACGTTCAGAAGTACAAGAAGCTGCGGGACGAAGTTCACCAGGAATACAAGAAGATGGAATGGGCTTCAGGTAGGAGAGAAATAGTTAAAATCCAGGACGAAATTAAACGCCTGGAAAAAACCATAGAAACCCGTGTGCTGGACATTAGAAAGGAAAACGAACTGGTAAACAAGGTTACAGATCTTAGGAAGAATCTGCAAACCCTCCAGGAAGACGAAGAAACCCGTGAGGAAGCACTGGAACTGAAAGAAAAGTCAGAAAGCTATCACGCCAAAGTGGTGGAACTGTCTGACAGTGCCCAGGAAACACACGAGAAGATGTTAGAGTACTTCCGAAAGATTGATGAAATACGATCCCAGGCCGACGAAGCTCATCAAAAATTCATAAAAACCAGAGACACCGCGAACCAGGAACATGAGAAAGTCAAATCTACTCTGGGAGATATCCGAAGGCTGAACAAGGGACTTGATCGTGTTAAAGCCAAAGAAAGAAACAGGGAAACTGAAATTGTAAGGCAGCAGAACAAAGAAGAAAAGGAAAAAGCTGAAGATATTTATCGTAAGTTCCGAGAAGGTAAGAAACTTTCCACAGAAGAGTTACTGCTCCTGCAGAAACACAACATTGTATAA
- the cyaB gene encoding class IV adenylate cyclase translates to MIEVEVKAHAPDLSNVASKLKVIGAKWIKEEYQEDIYFNAPHKDFAKTDEALRVRKVHYDGTKKTFITYKGAKLDELSKTRVEIEMGVEDPLRAGAIFENLGFRAVATVKKHRTIYSLDDLIITLDRVKGAGNFVEIEKDNEEGEDYQEVLNHIFAVYRKLGIREGFERRSYLEILGIH, encoded by the coding sequence ATGATAGAAGTGGAAGTTAAGGCCCATGCTCCTGATCTTTCTAATGTTGCCAGTAAATTAAAGGTTATAGGTGCAAAGTGGATTAAAGAAGAATACCAGGAAGATATTTACTTCAATGCTCCTCATAAAGATTTCGCTAAGACTGATGAAGCCCTTAGAGTTAGAAAAGTCCATTATGATGGCACTAAAAAGACCTTTATAACTTATAAGGGTGCTAAGCTGGATGAACTCAGTAAAACCAGGGTTGAAATCGAGATGGGTGTTGAAGATCCCCTTCGAGCAGGAGCCATATTTGAAAATCTGGGTTTCAGGGCGGTAGCCACCGTAAAAAAGCACAGGACCATTTATTCTCTGGATGATCTTATCATAACTCTGGATAGGGTCAAAGGAGCGGGAAATTTTGTGGAAATAGAAAAAGACAACGAAGAGGGTGAAGATTATCAGGAAGTTCTGAACCACATCTTTGCGGTTTACAGAAAGCTGGGAATAAGGGAAGGTTTTGAAAGGAGATCCTACCTGGAGATATTGGGCATACATTAA
- a CDS encoding MFS transporter, whose amino-acid sequence MNEAESTPKSDKNQIKIAALLVACIASFFTPFMGSSINIALPTIGADFGADAVLLNWVTNGFLLAAAIFAVPFGRIADIHGMKKIFTYGMTIFTIASLLCALSPNTLSLIGARVLQGIGTAMIFVTGLAIITSVYPPHKRGKAIGINVASVYVGLSLGPVLGGLMTQYLGWRSLFFLMIPFGILVIALVYWKLHDEWAASRGEKFDLVGTILYSLMLFLIMYGFSGLPNISGIVMLILGVAGLLSFIRWEIRTESPVFNVGLFKNMTFAFSSLAALINYSATFAVTLLLSFYLQYVKDLDPQVAGLILVAQPVVMAITAPIAGRMSDRFNARRIAATGMATVTLALFTFVFLDGNTPINSIIIGLAILGLGFGLFSSPNTNVIMGSVERRFYGVASATVSTMRLIGQTMSIGIATLVFALLIGRVQITPEQFPALLESIHLCFIIFTALCFVGIFASLKRDGKKETGNES is encoded by the coding sequence ATGAACGAAGCCGAGTCGACCCCGAAATCTGATAAAAATCAGATTAAAATAGCGGCACTTCTGGTGGCATGTATAGCATCCTTTTTCACTCCCTTCATGGGATCTTCCATTAACATTGCCCTACCCACCATAGGGGCCGACTTCGGTGCGGATGCTGTACTTTTAAATTGGGTAACGAATGGTTTTTTATTAGCAGCTGCTATATTTGCAGTTCCCTTTGGTAGAATAGCAGATATACATGGTATGAAGAAGATCTTCACCTACGGGATGACTATATTCACCATCGCTTCTCTGTTATGTGCTTTATCTCCCAACACATTATCACTCATCGGTGCCCGGGTTCTGCAGGGTATTGGAACCGCCATGATCTTCGTCACGGGACTGGCCATCATTACCTCGGTCTACCCGCCCCATAAGCGTGGAAAGGCCATTGGAATAAATGTAGCATCGGTATATGTGGGTCTGTCTTTAGGGCCAGTTTTAGGCGGTTTGATGACCCAGTATCTGGGTTGGAGGAGTTTGTTCTTCCTGATGATTCCCTTCGGAATTCTGGTTATCGCACTGGTGTACTGGAAACTTCATGACGAGTGGGCTGCATCCCGTGGGGAGAAGTTTGACCTGGTAGGAACCATCCTCTACAGTCTGATGCTATTTTTAATAATGTACGGATTTTCAGGCCTTCCCAATATATCCGGAATAGTAATGTTGATATTAGGAGTTGCCGGACTTCTGTCCTTCATCCGCTGGGAAATCAGGACAGAAAGTCCTGTTTTTAATGTCGGGCTTTTCAAGAACATGACATTCGCCTTTTCCAGCCTGGCCGCACTTATAAACTACAGTGCCACCTTCGCCGTGACTCTGCTTTTAAGTTTCTATCTGCAGTACGTCAAGGACCTGGACCCACAAGTGGCAGGTCTCATTCTGGTGGCCCAGCCAGTGGTGATGGCCATAACGGCGCCAATAGCCGGCAGAATGTCGGATCGCTTTAACGCCCGGAGAATAGCAGCCACGGGCATGGCTACGGTGACTTTAGCACTGTTCACCTTCGTCTTCCTGGATGGTAACACACCTATCAACAGTATTATCATTGGATTAGCTATTCTAGGCTTGGGATTCGGTCTTTTCTCCTCCCCCAATACCAACGTGATAATGGGGTCTGTGGAGAGAAGGTTCTATGGAGTAGCCTCAGCCACGGTGAGTACCATGAGACTCATCGGCCAGACCATGAGTATCGGGATTGCCACCCTGGTGTTTGCGTTGTTAATAGGTCGGGTACAGATAACCCCGGAACAGTTCCCCGCCCTTCTGGAAAGCATTCATCTCTGCTTCATCATCTTCACTGCCCTGTGCTTCGTGGGTATATTTGCATCGTTGAAGCGGGATGGGAAGAAAGAAACGGGCAATGAAAGCTAA
- a CDS encoding TATA-box-binding protein encodes MSDVEIKVENIVASATLGKSIDLPQVAPALEGVEYNLEQFPGLVYKLKEPKTAALIFGSGKLVCTGAKSIEDSKKAIHIAVDKMRTLDPDIPTEFEIKVQNIVASANLMKTLNLEAVALDLENTEYEPEQFPGLVYRLGEPKVVLLLFGSGKVVCTGAKTIPDAQLGVEKTKERLIELSLL; translated from the coding sequence ATGTCAGATGTGGAGATCAAAGTGGAAAATATTGTGGCATCTGCCACTTTAGGAAAATCCATAGACCTTCCCCAAGTTGCCCCGGCCTTGGAAGGTGTGGAATATAATTTAGAACAATTTCCTGGGCTTGTTTATAAATTAAAAGAACCTAAAACGGCAGCGCTAATTTTTGGGTCAGGTAAACTGGTTTGTACTGGTGCTAAGTCCATCGAAGACTCAAAAAAGGCTATTCATATTGCTGTCGATAAAATGCGAACTCTGGATCCAGACATACCCACTGAATTTGAAATAAAAGTCCAGAACATCGTGGCATCCGCCAATCTGATGAAAACTTTAAACCTGGAAGCAGTGGCCCTTGACCTGGAAAACACAGAATACGAACCAGAACAATTCCCGGGCCTGGTCTATCGACTTGGTGAACCTAAAGTCGTTCTATTATTATTTGGTTCTGGTAAAGTTGTTTGTACTGGTGCAAAAACCATTCCCGATGCCCAGTTGGGTGTTGAAAAAACTAAAGAACGATTAATCGAACTAAGTTTACTTTAA
- a CDS encoding AAA family ATPase yields the protein MKINSLHLKNIRSYENAIIDFSEGITLFEGDIGSGKSTILMAIEFALFGLGSEKGAALLRIGATKGHVLLEFQVDGSQFTAYRSLSKRKNAIQQDKCFINIDGTEFKLSPTEMKERILQILNFNEPANSRAKSVIYRYAVFTPQEEMKAIIQMSPDQRLQTLRKALRIEDYKIAMSNAINVARVIDRKSVELTSKASNLNSNQDELILKVQELDKNLFKIKELSDECQKIREELDGLKIQIKRHQEEKNRLSEAKGKVPLVEDQIRNNNQMIKKLQDENQSALKQINENYNPQIEQFNEFELPTDKEEAELIVLLEKLRNAEKYLNTRKATIEAKIDDYKAIENNNVCPTCDRPLDSVEIKLKLKPLLSELQELQSKLEECENGIKETDTLQVNLRKYHEFQKDISTLENQIKEKEGLITRNEDSIQGLREQVIHDEKSLVELINEIDEGKKISEEIEKFESQKEKVENKLSDLNGEISSKKTAVKLLNDLIQDLKARIKKEKSFKEKGEKLQEYHIWIKEFFIPSLENIENQVMLSINLEFNQHFQRWFSILVDDPDKTALINEDFTPIVEQDGYEQEIDYLSGGEKTSIALAYRLALNSIVQRVSTGIKSDVLILDEPTDGFSKEQLFKLREILEELECPQIIIVSHEKELESFADQIFRIEKVDGISKISS from the coding sequence ATGAAAATTAATTCATTACACCTTAAGAATATACGAAGTTATGAAAATGCTATAATCGATTTCAGTGAAGGAATAACTTTATTTGAGGGAGATATAGGTTCAGGGAAATCAACTATTCTTATGGCCATTGAATTCGCTCTTTTTGGGCTTGGCTCGGAGAAGGGAGCGGCCCTATTGCGTATAGGTGCCACTAAAGGACATGTTTTATTGGAATTTCAGGTGGACGGCTCTCAGTTCACTGCTTATCGTTCCTTATCAAAGCGAAAAAACGCTATACAGCAGGATAAATGCTTCATAAATATTGATGGGACTGAATTTAAGCTTTCCCCAACTGAGATGAAGGAAAGAATTCTTCAAATCCTTAACTTTAACGAACCAGCCAACAGCCGGGCTAAAAGTGTGATTTACCGGTACGCGGTCTTCACTCCCCAAGAGGAAATGAAGGCTATTATACAGATGTCTCCGGATCAAAGACTGCAAACGTTACGAAAGGCTCTTAGAATTGAGGATTATAAGATTGCCATGAGCAATGCTATTAACGTGGCTCGGGTTATTGATAGAAAATCAGTCGAATTAACATCTAAGGCTTCAAATTTAAATTCCAACCAAGATGAACTTATTTTAAAGGTTCAGGAATTAGATAAAAACCTTTTCAAAATAAAAGAACTTTCAGACGAGTGCCAGAAAATACGAGAAGAGCTGGATGGTCTAAAAATACAAATAAAAAGACACCAGGAAGAAAAAAATAGATTAAGCGAAGCTAAGGGTAAGGTGCCCCTGGTGGAAGATCAAATTCGAAATAATAACCAAATGATTAAAAAACTACAGGATGAAAATCAGTCAGCCCTTAAGCAAATTAATGAAAATTATAATCCCCAAATAGAACAATTTAATGAATTTGAGCTGCCTACTGATAAAGAAGAGGCAGAATTAATAGTATTACTAGAAAAATTGAGAAACGCTGAAAAGTATCTTAACACGCGTAAAGCAACTATTGAAGCTAAAATCGATGATTATAAGGCCATTGAAAATAATAATGTATGCCCCACCTGTGATCGGCCTTTGGATTCTGTGGAGATTAAACTAAAATTGAAACCATTACTTTCTGAACTCCAGGAATTACAATCAAAGTTGGAAGAATGTGAAAACGGCATTAAAGAAACTGATACTCTTCAAGTAAACCTCCGTAAGTATCACGAATTCCAAAAAGATATATCAACCTTAGAAAACCAGATTAAGGAAAAAGAAGGTTTGATTACCAGAAATGAAGATTCAATCCAGGGACTTAGAGAGCAAGTTATTCATGATGAAAAATCTCTTGTTGAACTAATAAATGAAATTGACGAGGGTAAGAAAATTTCAGAAGAAATCGAGAAGTTTGAATCCCAAAAAGAAAAAGTTGAAAATAAATTATCTGATTTAAATGGAGAAATATCCTCCAAAAAAACTGCAGTAAAGCTTTTAAATGATCTGATCCAGGATTTGAAAGCCAGAATAAAAAAGGAAAAGTCATTCAAAGAAAAAGGCGAAAAGTTACAGGAATATCATATTTGGATAAAAGAATTCTTCATACCATCTCTAGAAAACATTGAGAATCAGGTAATGCTGAGCATCAATTTGGAATTCAACCAGCACTTCCAACGATGGTTCTCTATACTGGTTGATGATCCTGACAAGACTGCTTTAATTAACGAGGATTTTACACCCATAGTTGAACAAGATGGTTATGAACAGGAAATTGACTATCTTAGTGGTGGTGAAAAAACCAGCATAGCGTTAGCCTACCGGTTGGCATTGAATAGTATAGTTCAGAGGGTTTCTACAGGTATTAAGTCTGACGTGCTAATTCTCGACGAACCTACCGATGGTTTCAGCAAGGAACAGCTCTTTAAATTACGTGAAATACTGGAAGAACTAGAATGTCCCCAGATAATTATAGTATCGCACGAAAAAGAACTGGAGAGCTTTGCAGACCAAATATTCCGCATTGAAAAAGTGGATGGAATTTCTAAAATTTCATCCTAA
- a CDS encoding homocitrate synthase family protein — MRYMVSPYNQQVDLKFPEKITVYDTTLRDGEQTPGVCLRTPEKLKIARKLDELGVHQIEAGFPIVSNEERRSVRAIVNENLNADILVLSRTRKEDIDMALDCDVDGIITFMGTSDLHLKHKFKKTRAEILNICINSIEHAKDHGLFVAFSAEDATRTDIDFLKQIYKKAEDYGVDRVHIADTVGAISPQAMAYLVGELKKELKTEISLHCHNDFGMALSNSISGLLAGASAVSTTVNGIGERAGNTSLEELVMTLLLIYGVDLNFNIGIFYELSRLVEELTNMRIPENKPIVGRNVFRHESGIHVDAVIEEPLTYEPFIPELIGHHRRIVLGKHSGCRAVKAKLTECGIDVSRDELCKIVERVKEKREEGKYINDDVFNEIIRSVRGPVDI; from the coding sequence TTGCGATATATGGTAAGTCCCTATAATCAGCAGGTGGATTTGAAGTTTCCAGAAAAGATTACAGTCTACGATACTACCCTTCGTGATGGGGAACAAACCCCGGGGGTGTGTCTTCGAACTCCTGAAAAGCTAAAAATAGCCAGAAAACTGGATGAGTTGGGCGTTCATCAAATAGAAGCAGGTTTTCCCATAGTTTCAAATGAAGAAAGACGGTCAGTACGTGCTATCGTTAATGAAAATTTAAACGCCGACATATTAGTATTATCCCGGACCCGTAAGGAAGATATTGATATGGCCCTTGATTGTGATGTAGATGGAATTATAACCTTCATGGGAACCTCTGATCTACACCTTAAACACAAATTTAAGAAGACGAGAGCGGAAATACTGAATATCTGTATTAACTCCATTGAACACGCCAAGGATCATGGACTTTTTGTTGCATTCTCTGCTGAAGATGCCACCCGTACTGATATAGATTTCTTAAAGCAGATATATAAAAAAGCAGAAGACTACGGGGTGGATCGAGTTCACATCGCCGATACCGTGGGAGCAATAAGTCCTCAGGCCATGGCTTATCTGGTGGGGGAGCTCAAAAAAGAGTTAAAAACGGAGATATCTCTCCATTGTCACAATGACTTCGGAATGGCCTTATCCAATTCCATATCTGGTCTTTTAGCCGGTGCTAGTGCTGTTTCCACCACAGTAAATGGTATTGGGGAGCGTGCCGGTAACACTTCCTTAGAAGAGCTGGTAATGACGTTATTACTGATTTATGGGGTAGATCTCAATTTCAACATCGGCATTTTTTATGAGCTCTCCCGATTGGTGGAGGAATTGACCAACATGCGAATCCCTGAAAATAAACCTATAGTGGGTAGAAATGTCTTCCGACACGAGTCAGGAATACACGTTGACGCAGTTATTGAGGAGCCTTTAACTTACGAACCGTTTATTCCGGAATTAATAGGCCATCACCGACGTATTGTACTTGGAAAGCACTCCGGCTGCCGGGCTGTGAAGGCCAAGCTCACCGAATGTGGTATTGATGTAAGCCGGGATGAACTTTGTAAAATCGTGGAAAGAGTCAAAGAAAAAAGAGAAGAAGGCAAATATATCAATGATGATGTATTTAATGAGATTATTCGGTCAGTTAGGGGTCCAGTTGATATTTAA